The proteins below come from a single Acidimicrobiales bacterium genomic window:
- the pstS gene encoding phosphate ABC transporter substrate-binding protein PstS: MTSSANAKSTTRTFRRSAAGSALVAAFGLAAAACGSSTPAASRSTTAASTSSTTAAVACGSGTITGAGSTFVATILQQWTKDYEAKCPGSTINYQAVGSGAGITQFTAGTVDFGASDAVLSSAQSQALAAKGTILQIPWAAGGVALEYHVSGVSSLKLDSATIAGIFAGKIVKWNDPAIAALNSGVTLPSEAIQTFHRSDSSGTSNIFTSYLTAAAPSSVWTFGANKTWPAPGGQGAKGSDGVTAAVGQTEGGIGYAEVSYAKGAQLPMASVNNGAGSFVQPTSDAVTAALSEATVPADLTVKPNYTPTGASAYPIASTTWVMVASKQTDAAKATLLKDFITYAVTGGQASANSLYYAPLPSSLATQDKTAATQIGI; this comes from the coding sequence GTGACCAGCTCAGCGAACGCGAAATCCACCACTCGTACCTTCCGTAGGAGCGCGGCGGGGTCCGCCCTCGTCGCCGCCTTCGGCCTGGCGGCGGCGGCGTGCGGCAGCTCCACGCCGGCGGCGTCGAGGTCGACCACGGCTGCGTCGACCAGCAGCACCACGGCGGCGGTGGCGTGTGGCTCCGGGACGATCACCGGCGCCGGCTCGACGTTCGTGGCCACCATCCTCCAGCAGTGGACCAAGGACTACGAGGCCAAGTGTCCGGGCTCGACGATCAACTATCAGGCCGTCGGCTCCGGCGCCGGCATCACCCAGTTCACGGCAGGGACAGTCGACTTCGGCGCGTCCGACGCCGTGCTGTCGTCGGCGCAGAGCCAGGCGCTGGCGGCCAAGGGCACGATCCTGCAGATCCCGTGGGCGGCCGGAGGGGTGGCCCTCGAGTACCACGTCAGCGGCGTCTCGAGTCTGAAGCTCGACAGCGCCACGATCGCCGGGATCTTCGCCGGCAAGATCGTGAAGTGGAACGATCCGGCCATCGCCGCCCTCAACTCCGGCGTCACTCTGCCGTCCGAGGCCATCCAGACCTTCCACCGGTCCGACTCCTCCGGCACCAGCAACATCTTCACCTCGTACCTCACCGCCGCCGCTCCGTCGTCGGTGTGGACCTTCGGCGCCAACAAGACGTGGCCGGCTCCGGGCGGCCAGGGCGCCAAGGGCTCTGACGGCGTCACCGCCGCCGTGGGCCAGACCGAGGGCGGGATCGGCTACGCCGAGGTGTCCTACGCCAAGGGCGCCCAGCTGCCCATGGCCTCGGTGAACAACGGCGCCGGCAGCTTCGTGCAGCCGACCTCGGACGCGGTCACCGCGGCCCTGTCCGAGGCCACCGTGCCCGCCGACCTGACGGTGAAGCCCAACTACACGCCGACGGGAGCGAGCGCCTACCCGATCGCCTCGACCACCTGGGTGATGGTGGCCTCGAAGCAGACCGACGCCGCCAAGGCGACTCTCCTCAAGGACTTCATCACCTACGCGGTGACCGGCGGCCAGGCCTCGGCCAACAGCCTCTACTACGCCCCGCTGCCCTCGTCGCTGGCGACCCAGGACAAGACGGCGGCCACCCAGATCGGGATATGA
- the ppk1 gene encoding polyphosphate kinase 1, producing the protein MTTVVMARSDRPLLDRELSRVDFDTRVLAQAEDPSLPLLERVKFLAIFASNLDDFFQVRVAGLKSRLAAGLGPGPGTGTPAQQLEAIRARVERLVERQTQVFLKELVPGLAERGIRLASWSDLDDAARAHLNALFEREIFPVLTPLAVDPGHPFPYVSNLSLNLAVMVVDPVGGERRFARVKVPPLLPRFVVLPDREQFVPLEQVIAVHLDRLFSGLEIGEAFSFRVSRNIDLSPNDEDAEDLLAAVEMELRRRRFGEAVRLEVSSDMSDEVTDLLAREIGVEDQDIYRVEGPLDLAGLMVLRDLDRPDLKDEPFAPVTPLGFERPDGEPADVFALVRGADVLVHHPYEAFATTVQEFIRQASADPRVMAIKLALYRTSGDSAVVKSLIRANERGKQVAVLVELQARGDEEANIGWARALEEAGVHVVYGLVGLKTHCKVCLVVRQEDDGIHRYCHIGTGNYNPETARLYEDIGLLTHNPDIGADLTDLFNFLTGYSRQIDFRSIVVAPLGLRERLIGLISAQAALGPAGRVVMKVNNLVDAEVISALYDASAAGTPVDLIVRSMCSLVPGVPGVSDNIRVRSVVGRYLEHSRIFRFGADGADDLRYYIGSPDMMERNLDRRVEVVVPVDSAALQDRLQRVLDILLDPGVAVWELEPDATWDRVGVPGDSPQARLWEAAAARAARSDLEVAGEGG; encoded by the coding sequence GTGACGACGGTGGTCATGGCGCGGTCCGACCGCCCCCTCCTCGACCGCGAGCTCTCCCGCGTCGACTTCGACACGCGGGTGCTGGCCCAGGCCGAGGACCCCTCCCTCCCGCTGCTGGAGCGGGTGAAGTTCCTGGCCATCTTCGCCTCCAACCTCGACGACTTCTTCCAGGTGCGGGTGGCGGGACTGAAGAGCCGCCTGGCCGCCGGCCTCGGGCCCGGTCCCGGCACCGGTACCCCGGCCCAGCAGCTCGAGGCCATCCGCGCCCGCGTCGAGCGCCTCGTCGAGCGCCAGACCCAGGTCTTCCTCAAGGAGCTGGTCCCGGGACTGGCCGAGCGCGGTATCCGGCTGGCGTCGTGGTCCGACCTCGACGACGCCGCCCGCGCCCATCTCAACGCCCTGTTCGAACGGGAGATCTTCCCGGTCCTCACCCCGCTGGCCGTGGACCCCGGCCATCCGTTCCCCTACGTGTCGAACCTGTCGCTCAACCTGGCCGTGATGGTGGTGGACCCGGTGGGCGGGGAACGGCGCTTCGCCCGGGTGAAGGTGCCCCCGCTCCTGCCCCGGTTCGTCGTCCTGCCCGACCGGGAGCAGTTCGTCCCCCTCGAGCAGGTCATAGCCGTCCACCTCGACCGGCTGTTCTCGGGCCTGGAGATCGGCGAGGCGTTCTCGTTCCGGGTGAGCCGCAACATCGACCTGTCCCCGAACGACGAGGACGCCGAGGACCTGCTGGCCGCGGTCGAGATGGAGCTGCGGCGGCGCCGCTTCGGGGAGGCGGTCCGCCTCGAGGTCTCGTCGGACATGAGCGACGAGGTGACCGATCTGCTGGCGCGTGAGATCGGGGTCGAGGACCAGGACATCTACCGGGTGGAGGGACCGCTCGACCTGGCCGGGCTCATGGTCCTGCGCGACCTCGACCGCCCCGATCTCAAGGACGAGCCCTTCGCCCCCGTGACGCCCCTGGGCTTCGAGCGGCCGGACGGGGAGCCGGCCGACGTGTTCGCCCTCGTGCGCGGCGCTGACGTGCTCGTGCACCACCCGTACGAGGCGTTCGCCACGACCGTCCAGGAGTTCATCCGCCAGGCTTCCGCCGATCCGCGCGTGATGGCCATCAAGCTGGCGCTGTACCGCACGTCCGGGGACAGCGCGGTCGTGAAGTCGCTGATCCGCGCCAACGAGCGGGGCAAGCAGGTGGCCGTGCTCGTCGAGCTCCAGGCGCGCGGCGACGAAGAGGCCAACATCGGCTGGGCCCGGGCCCTGGAGGAGGCCGGCGTCCACGTCGTCTACGGCCTGGTCGGGCTCAAGACCCACTGCAAGGTCTGCCTGGTCGTGCGCCAGGAGGACGACGGCATCCACCGCTACTGCCACATCGGGACCGGCAACTACAACCCCGAGACGGCGCGCCTGTACGAGGACATCGGCCTGCTGACCCACAATCCCGACATCGGTGCCGACCTCACCGACCTGTTCAACTTCCTGACCGGTTACAGCCGCCAGATCGACTTCCGCAGCATCGTGGTGGCGCCACTCGGCCTGCGGGAGCGGCTGATCGGGCTCATCTCCGCCCAGGCCGCCCTCGGCCCGGCCGGGCGGGTGGTGATGAAGGTGAACAACCTGGTGGACGCCGAGGTGATCTCCGCCCTCTACGACGCCTCCGCTGCGGGCACCCCGGTCGACCTGATCGTGCGGAGCATGTGCTCGCTGGTTCCCGGCGTCCCCGGCGTGTCCGACAACATCCGCGTCCGGTCCGTGGTGGGGCGGTACCTGGAGCACTCGCGCATCTTCCGCTTCGGCGCCGACGGCGCCGACGACCTGCGCTACTACATCGGGTCGCCCGACATGATGGAGCGCAACCTCGACCGCCGGGTCGAGGTGGTGGTGCCCGTCGATTCCGCCGCGTTGCAGGACCGGCTCCAGCGGGTCCTCGACATCCTCCTCGACCCCGGGGTGGCGGTCTGGGAGCTGGAACCCGACGCCACGTGGGACCGGGTCGGCGTTCCCGGGGACTCCCCCCAGGCCCGGCTGTGGGAGGCGGCCGCCGCCCGGGCGGCCCGCAGCGACCTCGAGGTTGCCGGCGAGGGCGGTTGA
- a CDS encoding phosphoglycerate mutase family protein, whose protein sequence is MTLQVLLVRHASAGSRSHWAGPDHLRPLDRMGHRQAEGLAAAWTGAKVPRIHQLLSSPYLRCVQTVEPLAGTVGLPVEEEPALAEGHETEAIGLTRGLLVSRERAGSSPAGRMVVLCTHGDVIPAILDEAAADGVDLGKDTRWAKGSAWLLEGSAGRFTAAHYRPPVTST, encoded by the coding sequence TTGACGCTGCAGGTACTGCTCGTCAGGCACGCGAGCGCCGGGTCCCGGAGCCACTGGGCCGGCCCCGACCACCTCCGGCCTCTGGACCGCATGGGGCACCGGCAGGCCGAGGGCCTGGCGGCGGCATGGACCGGGGCCAAGGTGCCCCGCATCCACCAGCTCCTCTCCAGCCCCTATCTCCGGTGCGTGCAGACGGTGGAGCCCCTGGCCGGCACGGTGGGGCTCCCGGTGGAGGAGGAGCCGGCCCTGGCCGAGGGGCACGAGACCGAGGCCATCGGCCTGACCCGGGGCCTGCTGGTGTCCCGGGAGCGGGCCGGGTCGTCCCCGGCCGGGCGGATGGTCGTGCTGTGCACCCACGGGGACGTCATCCCGGCGATCCTGGACGAGGCCGCCGCCGACGGGGTCGACCTGGGGAAGGACACCCGGTGGGCCAAGGGGTCGGCGTGGCTCCTCGAGGGGTCGGCGGGGCGGTTCACGGCGGCGCATTACCGCCCGCCCGTCACCTCCACCTAG